From Anolis carolinensis isolate JA03-04 unplaced genomic scaffold, rAnoCar3.1.pri scaffold_8, whole genome shotgun sequence, a single genomic window includes:
- the letm2 gene encoding LETM1 domain-containing protein LETM2, mitochondrial isoform X2 gives MAVYSYNLFCAVARSRGPHLLVHSNCSPLSPLVAFVHLVDSHLNRTPHRDFESQQPFCRIRPGVGLPHLGNKPLRMLHTSSYWHQELQDKPPPDQSTTKMDSEVPKVPVDQATAVAKKSLRQKIVDELKHYYNGFHLLWIDTKVAARMVWRLLHGQVLTRRERRRLMRTSADLFRLVPFLVFIIVPFMEFLLPVFLKLFPEMLPSTFETESKKEEKQRKKLSAKLELAKFLQETIAELARRNKASTGEATQQFSSFVQKVRHSGQQPSTQEIVQFSKLFEDELTLEHLERPQLVILCKLLELQPIGTNNLLRFQLLMKLRTIKADDEMISREGVNGLSVSELQAACRTRGMRSLGITEEQLKEQLNQWLDLHLRENVPPSLLLLSRALYLTEVKPIPISVTPAPEPFKSEKVRVADHETLLDSAPKVQERKPKETSPVPEVAVKPPGSETKLEASQSSKASANGV, from the exons ATGGCTGTCTACAGCTATAACCTCTTCTGTGCTGTTGCAAGGTCCAG GGGACCTCATCTCCTTGTCCACTCCAACTGTTCTCCGTTATCCCCATTAGTTGCATTTGTCCATCTGGTGGATTCCCACCTTAATCGCACACCTCACAGGGACTTTGAAAGCCAACAGCCTTTCTGCAGAATACGGCCGGGCGTTGGGCTGCCTCACTTGGGGAATAAGCCTCTGCGAATGCTTCACACATCTTCGTACTGGCACCAGGAACTCCAGGACAAGCCTCCGCCTGATCAAAGCACTACAAAAATGGACAGTGAGGTGCCCAAGGTTCCCGTTGACCAAGCCACCGCAGTTGCCAAGAAATCACTCCGACAGAAGATTGTAGATGAACTGAAACACTATTACAATGGATTCCACTTGCTTTGGATAGATACCAAAGTTGCTGCTAGGATGGTGTGGAGACTGTTACACGGGCAAGTGCTCACTCGGAGGGAAAGGCGAAGG CTGATGAGAACGTCTGCTGATCTCTTCCGACTGGTCCCCTTCCTGGTGTTCATCATTGTACCCTTTATGGAATTCCTTTTGCCAGTGTTTTTGAAACTGTTCCCTGAAATGCTTCCTTCAACctttgaaactgaatccaaaaaG GAagaaaagcaaaggaagaaaCTGAGTGCCAAGCTGGAGCTAGCCAAGTTCTTACAGGAGACCATTGCGGAGTTGGCCAGAAGGAACAAAGCCAGTACAGGAGAAGCCACACAgcaattctcttcctttgttcaaAAG GTTCGACACAGTGGCCAGCAGCCCAGCACCCAGGAGATTGTACAATTTTCCAAGCTTTTTGAAGACGAACTGACCCTGGAGCACTTGGAGAGGCCGCAGCTGGTCATCCTCTGCAAACTGCTGGAACTGCAACCCATTGGCACCAATAACCTCCTCCGCTTCCAGCTTTTGATGAAGCTCAGGACTATCAAAGCAGACGACGAA ATGATTTCCAGGGAAGGTGTCAATGGGCTGAGTGTGTCTGAGCTCCAGGCCGCATGCAGGACAAGAGGCATGAGGTCCTTGGGCATTACGGAGGAGCAGCTGAAGGAACAACTCAACCAG TGGCTGGACCTGCATCTTAGGGAGAACGTGCCTCCTTCTTTGTTGCTGCTCTCCCGTGCCTTGTATTTGACAGAGGTGAAGCCCATACCGATTTCTGTGACTCCAGCACCTGAG CCTTTCAAGAGCGAGAAAGTACGTGTTGCCGACCATGAAACCTTGTTGGATTCTGCTCCTAAAGTCCAGGAAAGAAAG CCAAAAGAGACCTCACCGGTCCCTGAAGTAGCAGTCAAGCCTCCTGGAAGTGAG aCAAAATTAGAAGCCTCTCAAAGCAGCAAAGCCAGTGCTAATGGAGTCTAA
- the letm2 gene encoding LETM1 domain-containing protein LETM2, mitochondrial isoform X1, with translation MAVYSYNLFCAVARSRGPHLLVHSNCSPLSPLVAFVHLVDSHLNRTPHRDFESQQPFCRIRPGVGLPHLGNKPLRMLHTSSYWHQELQDKPPPDQSTTKMDSEVPKVPVDQATAVAKKSLRQKIVDELKHYYNGFHLLWIDTKVAARMVWRLLHGQVLTRRERRRLMRTSADLFRLVPFLVFIIVPFMEFLLPVFLKLFPEMLPSTFETESKKEEKQRKKLSAKLELAKFLQETIAELARRNKASTGEATQQFSSFVQKVRHSGQQPSTQEIVQFSKLFEDELTLEHLERPQLVILCKLLELQPIGTNNLLRFQLLMKLRTIKADDEMISREGVNGLSVSELQAACRTRGMRSLGITEEQLKEQLNQWLDLHLRENVPPSLLLLSRALYLTEVKPIPISVTPAPEPFKSEKVRVADHETLLDSAPKVQERKTEEFILQPKETSPVPEVAVKPPGSETKLEASQSSKASANGV, from the exons ATGGCTGTCTACAGCTATAACCTCTTCTGTGCTGTTGCAAGGTCCAG GGGACCTCATCTCCTTGTCCACTCCAACTGTTCTCCGTTATCCCCATTAGTTGCATTTGTCCATCTGGTGGATTCCCACCTTAATCGCACACCTCACAGGGACTTTGAAAGCCAACAGCCTTTCTGCAGAATACGGCCGGGCGTTGGGCTGCCTCACTTGGGGAATAAGCCTCTGCGAATGCTTCACACATCTTCGTACTGGCACCAGGAACTCCAGGACAAGCCTCCGCCTGATCAAAGCACTACAAAAATGGACAGTGAGGTGCCCAAGGTTCCCGTTGACCAAGCCACCGCAGTTGCCAAGAAATCACTCCGACAGAAGATTGTAGATGAACTGAAACACTATTACAATGGATTCCACTTGCTTTGGATAGATACCAAAGTTGCTGCTAGGATGGTGTGGAGACTGTTACACGGGCAAGTGCTCACTCGGAGGGAAAGGCGAAGG CTGATGAGAACGTCTGCTGATCTCTTCCGACTGGTCCCCTTCCTGGTGTTCATCATTGTACCCTTTATGGAATTCCTTTTGCCAGTGTTTTTGAAACTGTTCCCTGAAATGCTTCCTTCAACctttgaaactgaatccaaaaaG GAagaaaagcaaaggaagaaaCTGAGTGCCAAGCTGGAGCTAGCCAAGTTCTTACAGGAGACCATTGCGGAGTTGGCCAGAAGGAACAAAGCCAGTACAGGAGAAGCCACACAgcaattctcttcctttgttcaaAAG GTTCGACACAGTGGCCAGCAGCCCAGCACCCAGGAGATTGTACAATTTTCCAAGCTTTTTGAAGACGAACTGACCCTGGAGCACTTGGAGAGGCCGCAGCTGGTCATCCTCTGCAAACTGCTGGAACTGCAACCCATTGGCACCAATAACCTCCTCCGCTTCCAGCTTTTGATGAAGCTCAGGACTATCAAAGCAGACGACGAA ATGATTTCCAGGGAAGGTGTCAATGGGCTGAGTGTGTCTGAGCTCCAGGCCGCATGCAGGACAAGAGGCATGAGGTCCTTGGGCATTACGGAGGAGCAGCTGAAGGAACAACTCAACCAG TGGCTGGACCTGCATCTTAGGGAGAACGTGCCTCCTTCTTTGTTGCTGCTCTCCCGTGCCTTGTATTTGACAGAGGTGAAGCCCATACCGATTTCTGTGACTCCAGCACCTGAG CCTTTCAAGAGCGAGAAAGTACGTGTTGCCGACCATGAAACCTTGTTGGATTCTGCTCCTAAAGTCCAGGAAAGAAAG ACTGAAGAATTTATTTTGCAGCCAAAAGAGACCTCACCGGTCCCTGAAGTAGCAGTCAAGCCTCCTGGAAGTGAG aCAAAATTAGAAGCCTCTCAAAGCAGCAAAGCCAGTGCTAATGGAGTCTAA